In Drosophila yakuba strain Tai18E2 chromosome X, Prin_Dyak_Tai18E2_2.1, whole genome shotgun sequence, a single genomic region encodes these proteins:
- the LOC6523800 gene encoding exportin-6-A, translating to MHAASLTTVEGLLQEFYQPSTSNARKREIETNLLAFKSQPEAWQLCLRVATASDITENQFLWFFSTSTLEHTITRRWTQLTSADKTLLRETLWNSYAQLGATPNVAKRHRDTLAQLIALLGKREFPEQDPNYMQHCMELTKTRFQLGINLLKITSEEVVSNRGDLTTEWKQYFYSCISMCVPDVLDLVTKYLLIAVCHINGKDIQTTIPNTLMDFSLTSALPNDNQLSSSILDLLGCVQHLVSWIRTELISEYFLMSILDLSQWRPAHEPISLAALSVLNELLYLQKPLPFAGPLMGGVTSLLEQHNNNRRQSEMYSDKFRELLRLYTTKYAGKLMQEPDLLETFLNLLYSCTTELHGALDFTEKLEIWTPIIKGIAQQPAKITRYNNVLTQLVDEIMRRTQFEANKPELEVLDNELMEDDTSATEWQQFLDQCFESLALLANTRGAHIVFAQVYNHWSRPQMYLLSLEHALDHGSARSYEAARKLKGANVGEILRDFATVCQAVVRLAPLMDSSSAAPGIADEMECQLQMLSDSLLQTLQLLASNRLYSGGSEMDKATFQTDLDNLYAQVLLAMRSIFPLTKAMSSEELLHRLFAILGSIFACNGSLSAASPIVQQAASELLLFISTVIRPKCLLDIPQIQSLLQAGSRLGAQLPRQVCINVHISLVSYMVLPWKSVPEQQQEYPRRLWMLREYVQGLAQNFLDLDLAQANESKVAATTLSLLGTFTALIEYFKATGGNAKDMLASTFKPILTKALMIFNSFGQSSIAMAITVAEFSLSMLRTLPTHLGAQFIKEMITLFISVSSREQLTLSRLAVMEKILQMFKLIVEQPGSASLGLLPSILDFSTQQILPLLQQQNAAADNSEITSLLYALFDSVLTCKWQFFYKNQLSNGHSGGGSGNFNCSDNLHPAHFMAILNAYGQMLVSGTDPSNVRSVLFSMQNVNERSRLYQRALFKEQLLASFQGALLNLLLSGEGSLHFDMIAQALYAMGQVDRRQLLESFVHASLPVAQTSLEEICQTNDIPTFTQKLTQLMQDAHCVHLNETA from the exons ATG CACGCCGCATCTTTGACGACGGTGGAGGGTCTGCTGCAGGAGTTTTATCAGCCCAGCACCTCCAATGCCCGGAAACGAGAGATCGAGACAAACCTCTTGGCCTTCAAGTCGCAGCCAGAGGCGTGGCAACTTTGCCTCCGTGTGGCCACCGCCTCCGACATCACCGAGAATCAGTTCCTGTGGTTCTTCAGCACCTCGACCCTAGAGCACACAATCACGCGGAGATGGACGCAGCTGACGTCCGCGGACAAGACTTTGCTGAGAGAGACCCTCTGGAACTCGTACGCCCAACTGGGAGCCACTCCGAATGTGGCCAAACGGCACAGGGACACACTGGCCCAGCTGATAGCCCTGCTCGGAAAGCGCGAGTTCCCCGAACAGGACCCCAACTACATGCAGCACTGCATGGAACTGACGAAAACACGGTTTCAGCTCGGCATCAACCTGCTCAAGATCACCTCCGAGGAGGTGGTGAGCAACAGGGGCGACCTGACCACCGAATGGAAGCAGTACTTCTACTCCTG CATCTCAATGTGTGTGCCCGATGTGCTGGACCTGGTAACCAAGTATCTGCTAATCGCTGTGTGCCACATCAATGGCAAAGACATCCAAACGACCATACCAAACACCCTCATGGACTTTAGTCTAACCTCAGCGCTGCCAAATGACAATCAATTAAG TTCCTCAATTTTGGACCTGCTAGGATGTGTGCAGCACCTGGTCTCCTGGATACGCACTGAACTGATCTCGGAGTACTTCCTCATGAGCATACTCGACCTCTCCCAGTGGCGACCAGCCCACGAGCCCATCTCCCTGGCGGCCCTCTCTGTGTTGAATGAGCTGCTCTACCTCCAGAAGCCACTGCCCTTCGCAGGACCCTTGATGGGCGGCGTCACCAGCCTCCTGGagcagcacaacaacaatCGGCGGCAGAGCGAGATGTACAGCGACAAGTTTCGGGAGCTGCTGCGCCTCTACACCACCAAGTATGCCGGCAAGCTGATGCAGGAGCCGGACCTGCTGGAGACCTTCCTCAATCTGCTCTACAGCTGCACCACCGAAT TGCACGGCGCTTTGGACTTCACCGAAAAGCTTGAGATCTGGACACCCATCATCAAGGGCATTGCCCAGCAGCCCGCCAAAATCACGCGTTATAACAATGTGCTCACCCAGCTGGTGGATGAGATCATGCGGCGCACTCAGTTTGAGGCCAACAAGCCCGAGCTAGAAGTGCTGGACAACGAGCTCATGGAGGACGAT ACCTCCGCCACAGAGTGGCAGCAGTTCCTGGACCAATGCTTCGAGTCCCTCGCCCTGCTGGCCAACACCAGAGGTGCACACATCGTGTTTGCACAGGTTTATAACCACTGGTCGCGGCCACAGATGTACTTGCTGTCCTTGGAGCACGCACTGGACCACGGCAGCGCTCGGAGCTACGAGGCGGCACGCAAACTGAAGGGCGCCAATGTGGGCGAGATCTTGCGCGACTTTGCCACCGTCTGCCAGGCGGTGGTGCGCTTGGCCCCCTTGATGGACTCATCGTCAGCTGCACCCGGGATCGCCGACGAGATGGAGTGCCAGCTGCAGATGCTGTCCGACAGCTTGCTGCAGACTCTGCAGCTCCTCGCGAGCAATCGTTTGTACAGCGGCGGCAGCGAAATGGACAAAGCTACGTTCCAGACTGATTTGGACAACCT ATACGCTCAAGTTCTACTGGCCATGAGGAGCATCTTTCCACTAACGAAAGCCATGAGCAGCGAGGAGCTGCTGCACCGCCTGTTTGCTATTCTGGGCAGCATTTTTGCTTGCAATGGATCCCTATCGGCTGCCTCCCCCATCGTGCAGCAGGCGGCCAGCGAGCTGCTGCTCTTCATATCGACTGTGATACGGCCCAAGTGCCTGCTGGATATACCACAAATTCAAAGCCTGCTGCAGGCGGGCTCCCGCTTGGGCGCCCAGTTGCCGCGCCAGGTGTGCATCAATGTGCACATCAGTCTGGTCAGCTACATGGTGCTGCCGTGGAAGAGCGtgccggagcagcagcaggagtaTCCGCGGCGTCTCTGGATGCTGCGTGAATATGTCCAGGGGCTGGCACAGAACTTTCTGGATCTGGACTTGGCCCAGGCCAACGAGAGCAAGGTGGCGGCCACCACGCTCAGCTTACTGGGCACCTTCACTGCTCTCATCGAGTATTTCAAGGCTACTGGAGGCAATGCCAAGGATATGCTGGCAAGCACTTTCAAG CCCATTTTGACCAAGGCCCTGATGATTTTCAACAGCTTCGGGCAGAGCAGCATCGCCATGGCCATCACGGTGGCCGAGTTCAGTCTGAGCATGCTCCGAACATTGCCCACCCATTTGGGGGCCCAGTTCATCAAGGAAATGATCACTTTGTTCATAAGTGTCAGCAGCAG GGAGCAACTGACTCTGAGCCGACTGGCTGTGATGGAGAAAATACTGCAGATGTTCAAGTTGATCGTGGAGCAGCCGGGCAGCGCCTCCTTGGGGCTGCTGCCCTCCATTCTGGACTTCAGCACCCAGCAGATTCTGCccttgttgcagcagcaaaatgcGGCAGCCGATAACAGCGAGATCACCAGTCTGTTGTACGCCTTGTTTGATAG TGTGCTCACCTGCAAGTGGCAGTTCTTCTACAAGAATCAGCTCTCCAACGGCCACAGCGGCGGTGGCTCCGGCAACTTCAACTGCAGCGACAACCTGCATCCGGCGCACTTCATGGCCATCCTGAATGCGTATGGACAGATGCTGGTCAGCGGCACCGATCCCAGTAATGTGCGCAGCGTCCTCTTCTCTATGCAAAATGTGAACGAGAGGAGTCGGCTGTATCAGCGCGCTTTGTTCAAGGAGCAACTGCTGGCTTCCTTTCAGGGCGCCTTGCTCAATCTGCTGCTGAGTGGAGAGGGCTCCCTCCACTTCGACATGATTGCCCAGGCCTTGTATGCCATGGGCCAGGTGGACCGACGCCAGTTGCTCGAGAGCTTCGTTCACGCCTCTTTGCCAGTAGCGCAGACGTCGCTGGAGGAGATCTGCCAGACAAAT GACATTCCAACGTTCACGCAGAAACTCACGCAGCTCATGCAGGACGCCCACTGCGTGCATCTCAATGAGAC
- the LOC26534931 gene encoding 28 kDa heat- and acid-stable phosphoprotein yields MPRGKYVNHKGRSREFTPVDVLQQELDRIRQGERSSGVPIRNQGKGNFEDKCIRSQGAHSLIEISNPNRLPRRKPLSLLISNANGNQFTEEDDATQRRRHERRKERMQSENIQRSKETLADLARLALVRREREAAAQQRLAAKKAAAEAAASSSDSSLKKISQKPSEDAPPELQSQSCNLRARQRKTRSARKK; encoded by the coding sequence ATGCCGCGTGGAAAGTACGTGAACCACAAAGGTCGTAGTCGCGAGTTCACGCCCGTGGATGTTTTGCAGCAGGAGCTGGACAGAATTCGCCAGGGCGAAAGGAGCAGCGGGGTGCCGATCAGGAATCAAGGGAAAGGTAATTTCGAGGACAAGTGCATTCGCAGTCAAGGTGCGCACAGCCTAATTGAGATCTCCAATCCGAATCGCTTGCCGCGCCGGAAGCCGTTGAGTCTTCTGATAAGCAACGCAAATGGAAATCAGTTCACCGAGGAGGACGACGCCACCCAAAGGAGGCGGCACGAAAGAAGAAAGGAGCGAATGCAAAGCGAAAACATCCAGAGGAGCAAGGAGACTCTGGCCGATCTCGCCAGACTGGCATTGGTTCGCAGGGAACGGGAGGCGGCTGCCCAGCAGCGATTGGCCGCAAAGAAAGCGGCTGCCGAGGCGGCCGCCTCCAGCTCGGACTCTTCCCTCAAGAAGATCAGCCAGAAGCCGTCGGAAGACGCGCCCCCGGAGCTCCAGAGCCAGAGCTGCAATCTCAGGGCTCGTCAGAGGAAGACTCGATCCGCTCGCAAGAAGTAA
- the LOC6523802 gene encoding apoptosis regulatory protein Siva, translating to MESPVRKRAAKRSRSADGDANNNLTQRKVFVNQKISDSRDPQKMKEVHEKTTKMLFDGAAGSGQGQGQEEPELCEQYQLLGDGTIILRSLRTDLANPRLELHKSRCCQRQTLVHDICVNCMMDLCEECGYSCGECSKFICRSCVTLFGNRADEGDDPLCERCQMFFT from the exons ATGGAGAGCCCGGTCCGCAAAAGGGCGGCAAAGCGATCGCGATCAGCGGATGGCGACGCCAATAACAATCTTACGCAGCGGAAAGTGTTCGTGAACCAGAAAATTAGCGACTCCCGCGATCCCCAAAAAATGAAGGAGGTTCACG AGAAGACGACCAAAATGCTTTTCGATGGCGCAGCCGGCAGTGGGCAAGGTCAGGGTCAGGAGGAGCCCGAGCTGTGCGAACAGTACCAGCTGCTGGGCGATGGAACCATCATTTTGCGCAGCCTGCGCACCGACTTGGCCAATCCGCGCCTGGAGCTCCACAAGTCCCGCTGCTGCCAGCGCCAAACGCTCGTCCACGACATTTGCGTCAACTGCATGATGGATCTCTGCGAGGAGTGTGGCTACTCCTGCGGCGAGTGCTCCAAGTTCATATGCCGCAGCTGCGTGACTTTGTT TGGCAATCGAGCTGATGAGGGCGACGACCCGCTCTGCGAGCGCTGCCAGATGTTCTTCACCTAG
- the LOC6523803 gene encoding uncharacterized protein LOC6523803, protein MDTGEALKSWLTEENKPFAARVEFALKVWQSVEFPYPNKYEVVADWLSQSLGGCKDLPTQQLKDFLSLRAQPGWVTQTTKSQLIHALYEMVSREENANESALELLPLALSSELLQDALRSSNKLLFECYGSLFRCHQKCIELRGDNKDGSESQDHWDAEFVVPVIKQLAEIVRRSQQPEKLLEEYDAQTVRPLVELLLTLKTPCLDELAALEKQINAQFTIERTKDLPLHVSLILLEARVINNRFQAKNLSSTIQCVFNTEKLSQSSLQLAAHLLVSLRKYDVSLEFKMPKKKYEGITGFAFVSDQLLQLVRQYKKSNLGEVLILLCSALRYNPLLLEQNVYQITVWVLTSPKENAQVEELYSEYLILLLDMFRRLSRAERFIMNLLKALREWLGKYTLDVPHSEAKKRRTQDSKTIEDESHQLEDRFLGIIFSRTPLAAAPSANDAFKQLCQTWPSHSAGVAFTRLMSHLMSKPSLVIWKTLLHSFAELLDEDQPKEVLPENLDFARELHAALLCQYLSGTRLAEQVQLYQLQVEQQLQHTSQVLEQFGRLLLSQEHNRRLMNAFLECTERASGFELLLAYYWPDGFPASERPLQLRGFLPTAEWTLIQQRVYNFGKSCCRQRLQRLELQLVESGWLLKDQRTANCSDALAELVAPQQLFRLSRAQKQLRLHQRKHNQHLEPHLNDAESIEVLALQLLKEYGAAAKDAKAKGSLLVKLKLEEQVEESSLILFLREHASTETDLHMPAAQELVETLQGLPLAQLPGNIRSRLWLVIFVLYRDLSLGQQEESAKQILELLIDLMHFGHPLPICSYFPRLSELLLLIPSSSTAGWSFYETLFARCIRRQGAGSEAFLASCTGFFRDQLAASNKLPAEERRLLLLAIETLSSVTGAQGRRLQSQLQPLIEIYGEMVTHKFRSKKKEASAYKEFVDCTLSGYATYVSNCINRVARQEREKEQQEKKAGEQEGLEKTKAEKKMDKKKKAKLQEEEENGTRKELQPIDENFRRICKIYIGHSLNYRDANAIRLLNVALTHRQRLHLDPDEIEFVLSSYWRQLNADIEMGDIFSTSALDCLEPAIKLIIGYKTNEDFLLLLRRLSAQVEQMARPASQSQHAALQNVLTLLALFAKCSLSSVKGAMLNEHFEMISVSVSLRLPEPKDAAYCGHALRLLEAQRNLAGNRTVPLTGETLDCLLGSMLDVDIKHLIRNGGSWQHFVDLYAALTDNLVVLLKQHTNLMSDRAAQLSALCQDLIQAIVGYRSERKQTQDISETELDGLADLGLKLATVMATVSTTQALAVKRVAPFLLIFTIRQMVATERPTTLFEKIKVHIVRVCHELIGMCDHRAGHFILRSSNEAGARMYEGLVKDHEKYHKFRGKV, encoded by the exons ATGGACACAGGCGAGG CGCTGAAGTCCTGGTTGACGGAAGAGAACAAGCCGTTCGCGGCACGTGTTGAGTTCGCCCTCAAGGTATGGCAATCCGTGGAGTTCCCCTATCCCAACAAGTACGAGGTCGTCGCCGACTGGCTGTCGCAGTCATTGGGTGGCTGCAAAGACTTGCCCACCCAGCAGCTGAAGGATTTCCTGAGCCTGAGGGCGCAGCCTGGCTGGGTTACTCAGACGACGAAGTCGCAGCTGATCCACGCTCTGTACGAGATGGTCTCCCGTGAGGAGAACGCAAATGAGTCGGCACTGGAGCTCCTGCCCCTGGCTCTCAGCTCTGAGCTGCTCCAGGATGCTCTGCGGTCCAGCAACAAGCTTCTATTCGAGTGCTATGGCAGCCTGTTTAGGTGCCATCAAAAGTGCATCGAACTACGCGGGGATAACAAGGATGGGAGTGAGAGCCAGGACCACTGGGATGCGGAGTTTGTAGTTCCGGTGATCAAGCAGCTGGCGGAGATTGTTCGCCGCTCTCAGCAGCCTGAGAAGCTTTTGGAAGAGTACGATGCGCAGACTGTTCGTCCTCTTGTGGAGCTGCTTCTGACCCTGAAAACTCCATGCCTCGACGAACTGGCCGCGCTGGAGAAGCAAATCAATGCTCAGTTTACCATCGAACGTACCAAGGACCTTCCGCTACATGTCAGCCTGATCCTTTTGGAGGCCAGGGTCATAAACAATCGCTTCCAAGCAAAAAACCTCAGTTCCACCATACAGTGTGTATTCAACACAGAGAAATTATCGCAGTCATCGCTTCAATTGGCCGCCCATCTCCTTGTGTCACTTCGTAAATACGATGTGTCCCTGGAGTTCAAAATGCCTAAAAAGAAATATGAAGGGATCACCGGCTTTGCGTTTGTTTCTGAtcagctgctgcagttggtGCGCCAGTACAAGAAGTCAAATCTGGGAGAGGTTTTAATACTTCTCTGCTCTGCGCTGCGTTATAatccgctgctgctggagcagaATGTTTACCAGATAACCGTTTGGGTGCTCACGTCCCCCAAGGAGAATGCCCAGGTGGAGGAGCTGTATTCGGAGTACCTCATCCTACTGCTGGACATGTTTCGTCGCCTGAGTCGTGCAGAGCGGTTCATCATGAATCTGCTCAAGGCCCTCAGAGAATGGCTGGGAAAGTACACTCTGGACGTTCCCCATAGCGAAGCCAAAAAGCGACGCACCCAGGACTCCAAAACGATTGAAGACGAAAGCCATCAGTTGGAGGATCGCTTTTTGGGCATCATTTTCAGTAGGACCCCTTTAGCTGCGGCTCCTTCGGCCAACGACGCTTTCAAGCAGCTCTGCCAAACCTGGCCAAGTCACTCGGCCGGCGTGGCCTTCACTCGCCTAATGAGCCACCTGATGAGCAAGCCCTCTCTGGTGATTTGGAAGACCCTGTTGCATTCCTTCGCCGAACTGCTTGACGAGGATCAGCCGAAGGAAGTGCTGCCCGAGAACCTGGACTTCGCACGTGAACTGCATGCTGCGCTCCTTTGCCAGTACCTAAGCGGCACTCGGCTGGCTGAGCAAGTGCAGCTCTATCAGCTGCAAGTggagcaacaactgcagcacaCTTCCCAGGTGCTGGAGCAGTTTGGACGGCTGCTACTGAGCCAGGAGCACAATCGCCGGCTGATGAACGCCTTTCTGGAGTGCACAGAGCGAGCCAGTGGCTTCGAGCTGCTCCTGGCCTACTACTGGCCAGATGGTTTCCCCGCCAGCGAACGGCCACTGCAGCTGAGGGGGTTCCTGCCCACCGCCGAGTGGACATTGATCCAGCAACGGGTGTACAACTTCGGCAAGAGCTGCTGCCGGCAGAGATTGCAGCGCttggagctgcagcttgtGGAGAGCGGTTGGCTGCTGAAGGATCAGCGGACGGCCAATTGCTCAGATGCCCTGGCTGAGTTGGTGGCGCCGCAGCAACTCTTTCGGCTGTCCAGAGCGCAGAAGCAGCTCCGTTTGCATCAAAGGAAACACAATCAACACCTGGAACCGCATCTAAACGATGCGGAGAGCATTGAGGTGCTAGCACTGCAGCTGCTTAAGGAGTATGGCGCAGCGGCCAAAGATGCCAAGGCCAAGGGATCCCTGCTGGtcaaactgaaactggaggagcaggtggaggAGAGCTCGCTGATACTCTTCCTGAGGGAACACGCATCGACTGAAACCGACTTGCACATGCCCGCGGCCCAGGAGCTGGTCGAGACTCTGCAGGGCCTTCCATTGGCTCAGCTGCCCGGCAACATTCGATCGCGTCTTTGGCTGGTGATCTTCGTTCTGTACAGGGATCTCAGTCTTGGCCAGCAGGAGGAGAGTGCCAAGCAGATACTGGAGCTACTAATAG ATCTTATGCACTTTGGTCATCCGCTGCCCATATGCAGCTACTTCCCGCGGCTAAGCGAACTGCTCCTCCTAATCCCAAGCAGCTCGACGGCGGGCTGGAGCTTCTACGAAACACTTTTTGCCCGCTGCATTCGCCGCCAGGGTGCTGGTAGTGAGGCATTTCTGGCAAGTTGCACGGGCTTCTTTAGAGATCAACTGGCTGCGTCAAACAAGTTGCCAGCGGAGGAGCGTCgtcttctgctgctggccatCGAAACACTTAGCAGTGTAACTGGAGCGCAGGGCAGGCGATTGCAGAGCCAACTGCAGCCGCTTATTGAGATCTATGGCGAGATGGTGACGCACAAGTTTCGCTCCAAGAAAAAGGAGGCATCTGCCTACAAGGAGTTCGTGGACTGCACTCTGTCGGGTTATGCCACTTACGTGAGCAACTGCATCAACCGCGTGGCCAGGCAGGAGCGGGAGAAAGAACAGCAGGAGAAGAAGGCCGGCGAGCAAGAGGGTCTGGAGAAAACGAAGGCCGAGAAGAAAATGGACAAGAAGAAGAAAGCGAAGCttcaggaggaggaggaaaacGGAACGCGGAAGGAGCTGCAACCCATAGACGAAAACTTCCGACGCATCTGTAAGATATACATTGGTCACTCG TTGAACTATCGGGATGCCAATGCCATACGCTTGCTGAATGTGGCGCTCACCCATCGCCAGCGCTTGCATTTGGATCCGGATGAGATTGAGTTCGTGCTGAGCAGCTATTGGCGGCAGTTGAATGCGGACATTGAGATGGGCGACATTTTCTCCACCTCAGCACTGGATTGCCTGGAGCCGGCCATCAAGCTGATCATTGGCTACAAGACTAACGAGGACTTCCTACTGCTCCTGCGCCGTCTTTCCGCACAAGTGGAGCAAATGGCACGCCCTGCGTCGCAGAGCCAGCATGCCGCGCTCCAGAATGTGCTAACCCTTTTGGCACTCTTTGCCAAGTGCTCGTTGAGCAGCGTGAAGGGAGCG ATGCTTAATGAGCATTTCGAGATGATCAGTGTGAGTGTTTCGCTGCGCCTCCCGGAACCCAAAGACGCGGCATACTGCGGTCATGCCCTCCGACTCCTGGAAGCTCAGCGTAACCTGGCCGGGAATCGTACAGTGCCTCTCACAGGGGAGACCCTGGACTGCCTTCTGGGCAGCATGTTGGATGTGGACATCAAGCACTTGATCAGAAACGGCGGCAGTTGGCAGCACTTTGTGGATCTGTATGCTGCACTCACGGACAACCTGGTTGTGCTGCTGAAACAACACACCAACCTGATGTCAGACCGAGCGGCGCAGCTCAGTGCCCTGTGCCAGGATCTGATCCAAGCCATCGTTGGCTATCGGTCGGAAAGAAAGCAGACACAGGACATCAGTGAAACGGAGCTGGATGGCTTGGCCGACTTGGGTCTGAAGCTGGCCACTGTGATGGCCACAGTGAGCACCACGCAGGCGCTGGCCGTGAAGAGAGTGGCGCCCTTCCTGCTGATCTTCACCATTCGCCAAATGGTGGCCACCGAAAGGCCCACGACGCTGTTCGAAAAG ATCAAGGTCCACATAGTGCGCGTCTGCCACGAGCTGATCGGGATGTGCGATCACCGTGCCGGCCACTTCATCCTACGCTCCAGCAACGAGGCCGGCGCCAGGATGTACGAGGGATTGGTGAAGGATCACGAGAAGTACCACAAGTTCAGGGGCAAGGTGTAG